TTCATCGGCGCGAGCGGATTCCCGGGCCTTTTGGTCAGCCTGATCGAGCCATTTGCGTATACGGTTGGCATCGCCGTATTTGGTCAACTCACCCCATGAATTCAGCAGAACCACGATCACAGGACGGTCGGCGATCTCAACCCGCATGACCAGACAATGGCCGGCCTCCGCAATGTACCCCGTTTTACTGAGATCAATGGTCCATTGTCCGGTCCGGACCAGACGATTGGTGTTCACAAACCGGATCTTCCAACCGGACCTCAAGTCCGTTACATAATCCGTGCGGATGGTCGAAAGCTCGCGAATTAACGGGTAGCGATAGGCCGCTTCCACTAAGATGGATAGGTCCGCCGCCGTGGACAGGTTCCCGTAGTGCAGGCCGGCCGGATCCCGGAACACGGTATCCTGCATGCCGAGCTGCCGGGCCTTCCCGTTCATGGCGTCAACGATGGCTTCCATGCCCCCGGGGTAGGTGCGACCCAGCGCAGCGGCCGCCCGGTTTTCCGAAGCGGCCAGGGCCATCTCAAGCAGATCGCGGCGGGTCAGCTTTGTCCCAAAGCTGAGTTTGGAGCCCGAACCGCGCAACCGGTCTCGGTCCGCCTTGGTGATCGTGATGATTTCTTCTCCGGGGAGGTTGGCGTCAAGAACAACCATGGCGGTCATCAATTTAGTGAGCGAAGCGATCGGTCTTTGGGTGTTCTCGTTCTTTTCGAACAACACACGGCCTTGACGGCCGTCAGTGATGAGGGCCACGTCCGACCGAAGGTACAGCTTTTTGGGATTCAGATGGGGGATGAGAGAATCTTCGACGGTCTGTTGCAGGGTATAAGCGGCCGGCGTCGGTTTCGCATGGCTTGCATCGGAGCAACCGATGGTAAGCTGAACACCGAACAAGAGGATCGTCGATTGCAGGATCAGGAAATTTATTTTAGCGCCGATGGCTTTACCCCCCTGTAAAGGTTCGCTGCCCTTACCCGACCAATTACAGGATAGCCATTTTTCCTTTATCCGTCAAGGACAAAAGGGACGCGGTAGCGGGAAATAAAGCGATTTTACAGGTGTTTACAGGTTGTTTATCCCACTCGCGACAAAATTGTTGAACTTTCATAGTGACAGGGTGGGTCGCGAGAAGGTATTCTATACTATTAAGATCCTCTTGGGAGTCCAATGACCGTGATAAGACCATTCCGACTATGGCAGGCGATCACGATGGCGGGGATTATTCTTACGGCCGTTTGGACGACGACCCGCGCCGAGGATGCGCCGAAGCATGTTCCCAAGGACGCCCCGGCCGGTTTGGAGAAGGCCACTTTTGCGGGCGGATGCTTTTGGTGCATGCAGCCGCCGTTCGACAAACTCGACGGCGTCGTCTCGACCGCCGCGGGATATACCGGAGGGCATACCGTGAATCCTACGTATGAAGAGGTGTCTTCCGGGGGCACCGGCCATGCCGAAGCCGTGGAGGTTCTCTATGATCCGAAGAAAATCGGTTACGATAAACTGCTTGAGGTCTTTTGGCACAACGTCGATCCGACCGCGACCGATCACCAGTTCTGCGATTACGGCGACCAGTACCGCTCCGAGATCTTCTACCACACTACAGAGCAGAAACGGCTGGCCGAGCTGTCCAAGGCGGCGCTGGAGCGTTCCAAACCCTTCCAAGATCCGATCGTGACGAAAATCACACCGGCCTCGACCTTTTACCCGGCCGAGGACTACCATCAGGAATTTTACAAGAAAAGCCCGATCCGCTACAAATTTTATCGGTATAATTGCGGCCGCGATGCGCGGCTCAATCAGCTGTGGGTATGGGGCGGCCTTAAATGACCCGTCATTTATTAACGACCGAATTACAAGGGGCGGGACATCAAGTTCTTCTTATAGCGGGATTCCATGTATTTTGAAGTGGACGAGAACCCCAATTGTCCGAATTCGGTCTCGATGCGTTTCAAAGAGGTGGGGCCGGTCAAGAGGGTCAAACAGCTCCGGGTGAGCGATCGGAAAAGCGAGGGCGAACTGTGCTGGGTCACCGGCTGGTCCGACGATTCAAACCAGCCCCTCTGTCCGGCCTATGCTCAGCCGGTGGAGGAATCCGGACAGGGTCTGGCCTATCTCATCTATGGCGGGAACTGGGGCCTTAGGCTGAAACCGGTAGATCTGAATGAAGACTGGGACCTTTCAAGCCCCAATCAATGGGGCGAAGCCTTCCTGCTGATTGCCAGTCCCCGAAGCATCGTTTATGCCGAAGAGACGGAAAACCGGTAGCGGGAACAACGATCCGGCTCTTCCTTAAGTTTACAATCCCGACTGTGTCGCAGTGGCCTTGTTAACCAGTTGATTGACACCCGCGGGTGTAATGAGATCCCCGCTGAGACTGCTGACGTCCTGAGTGAAGGCCGTCAGTAACTGGCCGGCGGCGACTCTGTTTCCCTGGTCCACCAGCGCGTCAATCGTCTGAAGAGTGCTGATCAAATCCTGGGCCACCGTTGCATTCAAAATATCCTGGGACTGCACAAGTTGGTTGACGGAAG
Above is a genomic segment from Nitrospiria bacterium containing:
- a CDS encoding serine hydrolase, with amino-acid sequence MFGVQLTIGCSDASHAKPTPAAYTLQQTVEDSLIPHLNPKKLYLRSDVALITDGRQGRVLFEKNENTQRPIASLTKLMTAMVVLDANLPGEEIITITKADRDRLRGSGSKLSFGTKLTRRDLLEMALAASENRAAAALGRTYPGGMEAIVDAMNGKARQLGMQDTVFRDPAGLHYGNLSTAADLSILVEAAYRYPLIRELSTIRTDYVTDLRSGWKIRFVNTNRLVRTGQWTIDLSKTGYIAEAGHCLVMRVEIADRPVIVVLLNSWGELTKYGDANRIRKWLDQADQKARESARADEEPTG
- the msrA gene encoding peptide-methionine (S)-S-oxide reductase MsrA encodes the protein MAGIILTAVWTTTRAEDAPKHVPKDAPAGLEKATFAGGCFWCMQPPFDKLDGVVSTAAGYTGGHTVNPTYEEVSSGGTGHAEAVEVLYDPKKIGYDKLLEVFWHNVDPTATDHQFCDYGDQYRSEIFYHTTEQKRLAELSKAALERSKPFQDPIVTKITPASTFYPAEDYHQEFYKKSPIRYKFYRYNCGRDARLNQLWVWGGLK